Part of the Zingiber officinale cultivar Zhangliang chromosome 8A, Zo_v1.1, whole genome shotgun sequence genome, tgctagtaaccagttgaacccagcggggccgtgctgaaaggaaagggaaccaataaaatttatattggtattggggcgaattaactccttaatataaatagggaattaataggtgAAGATTTATTGGGTTAACGTGACTTTTCTCCTccctcaccctaattccgccgatcccttctcctcctccttctctcggcgccaaccacaagaggaactagggtttcatccctagggtcccaaggtcactttccggcgatgatttcaacacaaggacgttcccctccgcgagtagagcacgtggacgcgagcgaattgtcgagaagtcgtctccaccggaatttctagcgattagatttgtaagaaatctagcacacaggtaagaaacccctcacctgcagtataagtagctcccgCGTGGTTTCTTGTATGCATTAGAtttgttttattgaattttgtcagcatatagggtgtattttaattcttctcacagatttagggattagtgagcatatctagatgggccgagcgcgtgtatcctctgtagataggggtttagacgctgctgggtgcctagaggtggtctccccgatcgagaggagagttagagagcgccaaatgctcgacaaaatgcctagcacagccttatgatatagtgggcatttagttaaatgccatagaacatgttaattagcatgatcaatttttatttcagcttttatgagactagatgtccaaatgggtgggctcccacagtcgcctctaggttcagacaacctagttctaggttcagataacctagattcagcaaaatagtattagctatttcagtattttacttttcagtggcactgtactggattagatatccattgggttgggctcccatagtcgcccctaggtttagctaacctagtaaaccctactagattcggaacttgcaatcccgagtctagttagggatgcgcgcacagcaagtacagttgccggggcccatcagcagcatgtttagtatttttacttactatatgtatatggttttcaacctctcacaaattagttcgtgaattcagtacagtcctagcagtagttcagtattagcttagcttagtTTTTGTATcaacttagttcttcattgataccatgtgattgatatcatgttcagctttagatatgtcatgattgtatgcttatatgccatgccatgtttagtttatccagtatacttagcatatcctttcaaacaacatgatttaaaatcatatttgcatcgtatgcatgatttagtgaggtagatggtttcttactaagctttttagcttacagatactattttccttatactgcagatacaggtaaaaggaaaatggactagctgtggaggctggaggtcattgcagatcaagatgtgtgtggaaggaactagaataaagatcctagggatcgagttttattttattatgcactagaacgtgttcagtatgcattagtacttatagcaagcgttatcttatgtttctgttagttagcaagagaacggTTTAAAACCTTGTCAGTTTTGGGTACCATATGTTTACATGtgatgaattagtattctatgccttaatcatgtttagtatgttagccattacttagtagaatgtttctcttagcttttatagtgtcgtgtaatgactttggcacgcatcagtgctgaaatcagaccttaatttgggtcgaaatcagaaactcggatcgatcagccgatcgattcgaggGTCTTCAATCGACCAACTGATCGACTGGGTGATTcagctcgcgaacagtaggcgtctggatcgatcagccgatcgatccagccaattccgtcgcgaacagagagctctgggatcgatcaatggatcgattgatcaacttggatcgatcagccgatcgatccagattttcgtcccgggcacagtagcatgctggatcgatcactggatcgatccaacctatgttccgcGTACAGTAGCtggctgagtcgatcactggatcgatccgactattccaatcgatccgtggatcgattgggaggtctgataacagctggaaaccatatattccagttccttgaccataggggatgtagtatatgttaggaatactttagattacactccttagtgcatgtagcaccaagaaatgttaacagcttagcaaaattttaattagtccagcttccgcatctagttctagagatggtcagggaatagtttagcacagcataatgtgacgatcggccttatagcctagttagtagaaggcgggtcgttacatagatttcactattgctttagattaatttcttattcactatgctttacttttgttagatttagatttaagctTAAACCCCCCATTTATTTGCAAAACTCCCCAAATTCCATTTATATgtttaaaaccccaaaaataggaataaaaatacaatcctaaattacatcatactgttgattcctcgagagcgatcttgggctcgttactacaatgttattgtgaaattaaggggtttagtggaatatacatttgtacaatttgattaacggatgtgacagattcgctacaCCAATTGTCTCTGTGGAATTCGATTATTATAATCTAACAGCTAGATGTCAGGCGACTACTCATCATGGATTAGTCGACTGATCTTCATGGGCTAAGTGAACAGAAGATTCTGTTCTCTCTCAGTCGATTGTCCAGTCAactggaccagttgactggtgactttaccagttgactggtgactttaccagttgactggtgatgTTACTAGTTAACTGATGATGATAATAGTTGACTAGTGACTTTATAAGTTGACTGGAAAAAATCCTAACTTGGGGTTTTACCCCTGAGTACAATTAATCATGTACTCGTCCTCGCCCGCACAACCTGAACCttaccttctagcctcctccatcagccttgcgtccctttgATTCTTCTctatccttcacgtcttaccttcaaAAGCTTCCTTcaaccttgtcattgttgtcaggtcttcctttgccaacaCAATCTTAACCtttccttctagcctcctccatcagccttgtgtccctcgAATGCTTCCctatccttcatgtcttgccttcaaAAGCTTCCTTAGGCCTTATTCTTATTGTCGGATCTTCCTTTTCTaaattacacttggacttacatggCCAAGCCTCAAGCTTGGACTTACATGGCCAAGCCTTAaaattggacttacaccgccaagactctcatgcttggacttcacctttgccaagatcacacttagattTTCCTTTACACCTGTCACCTGCACACTCAACAACGCATATCAAATACAGATGCAAACCCTAAGTTAAACTCTTTtaacaaatatcaaaacctatggGTACACTGATTACTCCAACATTAATCCTAGGTCCCAACACTCTCTCTCATTCCCGGCTTTAATCGATGACCTTATCTTTGTTTTAGCCCTAGGTCTTAAGCATCATTTTTCAATCCCAACCTTAATTACTGACATTGTCTCTATCTCAGCCCCAGGTCCCAGCATCCTTTTTTAGTCTCGGCTTTAATCGGTGATATCATTTCTGTCTCAGCCCTAAGTCTCAATACCATCTCTCAGTcttatcttatatatatatatatatatatatatatatagtagttTAAAGAAGTTAAGGGTTAATATGAATCTTTTTTATCAGTGTTAGAAACTTAAACAAATATACACATATAAGAAGATGAGCAGTGTGTTGGAAAAAagaattatgggagaagaaatATACTCTACCTAGAAGaggataataaaaaatataaattcaactTGCTTTCATTCATTGAAAAAGTTATATATTTATAGTCTTATTGGATAAATACTAATCTCAAATACATTAAATTTGTACCCTTTAATATTTTGCCACCTCATCCTATTTTATCTCCAAGAACTTTTATTCTTATCAAGAATTGTCACCTGATCATATTCTATCTCTATCTTCTTATCATGAACTCGTATTCTTATCAAGAAATGTCACATCATCATATTCTATCTCTATCTTACGAACTCTCATCAATAATTGTCAtctcatcatattttatctctatccacaattaagtttaatttctaacaCCCTctcttaaacttaattttgtgacTCCAAGCAAATTTCGCATCTTAatgaagtcttcaaatttgagtgacttggtaaaaatatcagcaacTTAATCTTGAGACTTTATGTATTCCACTTGCACCTATTTTCTTGTAATGCACTTTTTGATATAGTGATAGCGTGTATCGATGTGCTTACTTCTATCATGGAAGATTGGATTTTTTTTGCTAGTACTATTGCAGACTTGTTATCAACCTGAATATTAGTTATCTCTTCTTGTGGTAAACTTAGCTCATTCAATAAATTTCTAAGACAAATAGCATAACAAACACATCAAGTCACAGCCAGTCACAGCCACGTACTCTGTTTCACAAGTAGAAAGTATGACAATAGGTTGTTTCTTCAACATCCAAGTAAAAATTGTACCTCCCATAAAGAACATAAATCCTGTAGTGCTCCTTTTATCATCCATATCTCCACCTCAATCACTATCGCTATAtcctttaagtttaaaataattagatATTAAATAAAGCAATCCAAAATCTGTTGTACCTTTGATATAGCATAAAATTCTCTTAGCGATCTTAAGGTGGGTGGTAGTTGGAGCTTCCATATAGCAGCGAACAAGGCCAACAGCATAAAGGATATCAGGTCTTGTGCATGTCAAATATTGTAAACTTCCAACCAAGCTCTTGAAAAATATTGGATCAACTTTTTCTCCTTCATAATACTTTGATAGCTTAACTCCACATTCTACTAGGGTATTTATGGGCTTACTATTatccatcttgaacttctttaatatCTCTGTTGCATAACCTTCTTGTAAAATAAAGATTTCATCTTCCCTTTTGTTCACTTCGATGCCCAGATAGTATGCCATGAGTTCAATATCAGTCATCTCAAACTTCTTAGTCATTActtctttaaattctccaaacaTACTTGGATTACTTCCTATAAAGATCAAGTCATTGACATATAGGCATACAATCAAACATCTTTATCCTTATTCTGAATGTTTAGTGCATGTTCATAAGGACATTTGATGAAGTCTTTCTCTTGCAAGTACATGTCTATCTGGCTATTCCATACCCTTGATGCTTGCTTTAGCCTGTAGAGAGTcttcttcaattttagaactCTGTCTTCTTGTCCTTTGACTTCATAACGTGATGGCAGCTGAATATAGACTTCTTCAAGAATTCCAttttaaaaagaagattttacattcatttgatgtATTTTCCACTTATTTTGGGCTGCTAAAGCAATGATTAGTTTGACAGTTTTTAATCGAGCAACAGAAGTAAATACCTCATCATAGTCATTGCTAGATTTTTAACTGTAGCTTTTTATCACCAATCTTACTTTGTATCTTTCAACTTCTCTTTTGCCATTCTTCTTTATTTTATACACCCACTTCACATCAATTTCCTTATGTCCTTCAGGAAGTGTAGTTAACTCACATGTACCATTCTTCTCAATCGCATTGATTTCTTCATCTATCACATCTTTCCACTTTTTACTCTTTATAATTTCATGGAAATCCATAGGCTCACAATCAACAAAGAGATAAAATAGAGTCATATTATCTTGATTTTTAGTTACCTCATAAAGGTCCCGTAAGCTCCTGAAGCGAGGTACTCTTTCACTTAAACTTTCACTTGAAGTTGATGCAGATGAATTTCCTTGAATACTTGATGTTGGTGTTATTAGTGGAGTAGTAGGCTCCTCTCTTGTTTGCTCCACCCTTGGTTGCTCCACATCTTCTTTTTCAAAGTATGGGAAGAActtgtaatcttcattttgaGATTCCCAATTTCATTCTTCTTCTTTATTAAATACGACATTCCATCTGATGATTGTCTTCCCACCATCTGGATTGTATAACTTATACTCTTTTGAGTTAGTATTATAGcgaataaaaataaactttttacTTTTATCATTGAATTTGCTTCTTTCTTCATCAGGCACATGAACATGAGCTATACTCTCAAAAACTCTTAGATGAGAAATCTCAGGCTTCCTTCCACTTCATGCTTCTTATAGTGTCTTACCCCCACTCACTCCTTATTGATGATCGGTTGGATAAGTATACTACACATGAAACTGCTTCTGCCCACAGTTCCTTTGGTAGTCTCTTGCTTTTGAGAATACTCCTTGCGATGTCAAGGATGGTTTGATTCTTTCTTTCTGCCACTCCATTTTATTGAGGGAATTTGGAACTGTCAAGGATCGTCGTATTCCATTGGCTTtacaaaattcttaaaatttcctttgaggtaaattctcctcctcgatcagaACACATAGCTTTGATCTCGAGACCGCTCTCCTTTTCTACAGTAGCTTTAAATTTCTTTAATATAATGAAGACCTTTGATTTTTGCTTCAAGAAATACATCCAAGTTTTTCGAGAAAAGTCATATATGtaaagaatgaaataattactcttaccaagtgaacttgGCTTTATCCGACCACAAACATTTATGTGTATAAGTTCAAATGGCCTTTGGGCTCTTGAACTTGACTCCTTTGGAAAACTACTTCTAAATTActtcccaagtagacatgattCACATAATTGGCCAGGATGTTTGATGTAAGGTAGTCTTTTCaccatctccttctttgaaagcaATTCTAGTCTGTCGAAATTGAGATGTCATCCCAAATCAAAGATGTCATAGCCAAATGGTGTTTTTATAACAAACTTTGAGACAATTGACaacatcattttgaatattaagcAAGAATATTCTATTTTTTGAAATAGATATCTGAGAATTAAGAAACCAATATCATCTTTCAAGATAAGCATAttatcttttagatgaatatcatatcCTTTTTCTAAAAGTTGTCCTAAGCTCAAAATGTTGCTCTTCatatttggcacaaagaaaacatttgagataaattcatgtttttcatTCTTCAAACGGATGAGAATATCACTTTTGCCTTTCACCTCGATCTCTGATTCATCTCCAAAGGATACATTACCACCAATTGATTCATCAAGCTTTACGAACATGTTTCTTTTTCCACACATATGATTACTTACACCAGTGTTGAGATACCACATTGTATCTTCGtctctttcattatctttatatgcTAGTAGTAGAGTGtcatctttttctttcctttcttccatataatttactctttcatatactttattcttgggcGATCTGCATTCTTTAACATAAAGCCCAAATTTGTTACAATTATAAcacttaacttgagatttatcgTACCTCATGTCTATGTGCCCTCTTCCACGCCCTCTTGTTGAATTTCTTGtatttgattgttgttgttggaaATTCATCCTTGCTCATTAGTACGACCTTGTCCATATTCGTGACCTCTTCCATGTTGACATCTATTATTACTGAagctttcatctttctttgtcAGTCGAAAAGTCATCTTCAGGAGGTGTTGAGTAATTTtttcatttatcttcttcttttcttcatgaGTTTGTAATGAACCCAGGAGTCATAGTTTGTAGATCCTTGGTTTCTTCGATGATGGTTGTAATACTATCGAATTTTGAATCCAATAATTGAAGAATTTTCTAATGATATTTACTCCTTCTAGCTTCTAGTTATTTCTCTTTAGTTGATTAAGACTCTAGAAAAGTAACTGGATACCAACTCACCTTCTTTCATACCaagagcatcaaattgacttcttaatgtTTGAAGTCATACCGTtttactttttcttcttcttgatatGAGACTTAGAGCTTTTCCCATGCTTGCTTGGTCGAAGTAGCACTTGAGATCTTTTCAAAACTATCCTCATCTAAATCTTAATAAATGAGAAAGAGAGCCGtcttgtctctctttcttaaTCTCTCAGACTATCTTTTTCAGTCGAAGATAGCGTCGAGTCATCACGTGGTCCAACGTAACCTTTTTCTATAACCTCCCAAACATCATGAGTTTCAAGAAGTGTCTTCATCTTGATACTCCAATTATCATAATTACTCACCTTGAGCACCATAACTTGGAAGGGAACTATACCTCCATTAGCCATAGCTCTTTTACCAGTTTATTGGAAAATAGAATTATGGCAGAAGAAATGCACTCTATgtgaaagaaaagaataaaaaatgtgAACTCAACTTGCTTTTATTCATTGAAAAAGTTATATATTTATAGGTTTATTAGATAAGCACTAATCTCAAATACATTGAATCTAGACCCTTTAATCTTTTGTCATCTCATCCTATTCTATCTCCATAAACTCTTATTATTATCAAGAATTATCACCTCATCATATTCTATCTCTATCTTCTTATCACCAACTCTCATTCTTATCAAGAAATATCACATCATCATATTCTATCTCTATCTTATAAACTATCATCAATAATTATTAGCTCatcatacactacaacaaaaatgttaaaagacaacacccctacgacaatgattttaagagaaagcgttacgtatttgctcaaagacaacggttttttccaaaatcgttgtctttgaactccccattaaatataaaagacaacggttttgtaaaaactgttgtcattgagcgacttCTTTTTAAAATGACAACACtctttacaacggttttataaattGTTGTCTTTATCCACGTTTTTAGGGgttacaacaacagttttgataaaatCGTTGTATTTGACTTTGGTCTTTTTTCCCCTTGCGCGCAGtttttgctttccctctctctgAATATCTTTTCGTCGCTGTGTCTTCCCCTTCGCGTTCAACCctagccatttttctttccctctcctcatacaatctcttcacgccgTCCTGTTGACCAACCGTCCGCCTctgctggatcttcctccacgacgaTGTCCTCTTTTTTTTCCCCATTCTACTTTTTTGTTAGACTTGACTTGTTTCTATTGTCTTTGAACTTCTGTTCCTAAAttttttctaatccaactcagaGGCTTGAAGAATTTGAGCGCTAGCAAAAGATCTCCACTACCAGGGATGAGTGGAAATCTTGGCCCGCTTGATGGCGTTAATCCGGCAGTCATTGAGAGCTTTCCTAGCCACCACATCCATAGCATGTCAGTCGGCCACCAGGTTCATCCCGGTGTGTCGTTTATGTCCCATGTCGATGGAGGTCATGCAGTAGGAGGCACTGGAGCTGATTGCCGCCGCAGATGCGCGGGCATTGCAGCAGCACGAGGAGGCGGACTGCAGCAGCGGCATCCACGGGATAGAGGAGGAAGGCGTAGGAGTAGTGGAAAACGAGGAGATGGAGGCAGATGGACTGTCTGGTCTGAGTCATTTGGGTGATACTCAGCCTCTAGTAATAGTACAGCCAGGCAGGAATCAGCTTACCCTCTCGTTCCAAGGCGAAGTGTATGTTTTCGATTCTGTTTCTCCTGAAAAGGTTGGTTTTGTCACCGTCTAGTATTCGGTTTACTCATTGCAGTCCTAAACTTTGAATCTTACTGGTTTTTTCTTCTTTTGTCTGATATTTTAGGTTCAAGCCGTGCTATTGTTACTGGGAGGTCATGAGATGCAGGCCGGATCAAATCCTTTTCCATCATCTTCTATCCCAACTAAGGTTTGCTTAAACATTACCACATGCCAATTTGCTTTCATGCATTAATGAGTTCAGTGGATTTTGATATGTGTCAGCGTGGAGATATGCCTCATAGAATTGCATCCTTAATGAGGTTTCGAGAAAAGCGAAAAGAG contains:
- the LOC122011046 gene encoding GATA transcription factor 17-like; protein product: MSGNLGPLDGVNPAVIESFPSHHIHSMSVGHQEALELIAAADARALQQHEEADCSSGIHGIEEEGVGVVENEEMEADGLSGLSHLGDTQPLVIVQPGRNQLTLSFQGEVYVFDSVSPEKVQAVLLLLGGHEMQAGSNPFPSSSIPTKRGDMPHRIASLMRFREKRKEHNFEKKIRYIVCKEVASRLLERKVENLLLGFWNSSCLQC